The proteins below are encoded in one region of Centropristis striata isolate RG_2023a ecotype Rhode Island chromosome 12, C.striata_1.0, whole genome shotgun sequence:
- the nme5 gene encoding nucleoside diphosphate kinase homolog 5: protein MQGKMDQTSQTRIYVERTLALVKPDAIHKVDEIEDIILKSGFIILQKRKLQLSPEQCSDFYADQYGKLLFPSLTAFMSSGPIIAMSLARKNAIAHWKSIIGPVNSAKARETHPGCLRAKYGTSDLKNALHGSESFHAAEREIKFMFPNSVIEPFPSREAIDEYLSRYVNPTLLHGLTELCKHKPHNPCIWLADWLINNDPNKPQICDGAIVE from the exons ATGCAGGGCAAGATGGACCAAACTTCACAAACTCGCATCTATGTGGAGAGAACTCTGGCCCTTGTGAAACCTGATGCCATCCACAAAGTTGATGAGATTGAGGACATTATCCTCAAATCCGGCTTCATTATCCTGCAG AAGCGGAAGCTGCAGCTAAGTCCAGAGCAATGCAGTGACTTCTATGCAGACCAATATGGAAAGCTCTTGTTTCCAAGCTTGACTGCCTTCATGAGCTCTGGCCCCATCATTGCCATGTCGCTGGCCCGCAAGAACGCCATTGCCCACTGGAAGTCTATCATAGGACCTGTCAACAGCGCCAAGGCCAGAGAAACTCATCCAGGGTG TCTTAGAGCAAAATATGGCACTTCTGACCTTAAAAATGCACTCCATGGCAGTGAGTCATTTCATGCAGCTGAAAGGGAGATCAAATTCATGTTCCCCAACT ctgtaATTGAGCCCTTTCCTTCAAGAGAAGCCATCGATGAATACCTGAGCCGGTATGTAAACCCAACTCTGCTACATGGACTCACTGAGCTCTGCAAGCACAAGCCACATAACCCCTGT ATTTGGCTTGCCGACTGGCTGATCAACAACGATCCAAACAAGCCTCAAATATGTGATGGAGCCATTGTGGAATAA
- the hnrnpaba gene encoding heterogeneous nuclear ribonucleoprotein A/Ba translates to MSETEQQYMETSENGHEVEDDFNGAELTEEGNDESAVNECEEGAGPDADGNSQNGGTEGGQIDASKGEEDAGKMFVGGLSWETSKKDLKDYFTKFGEVTDCTIKMDQQTGRSRGFGFILFKDAASVEKVLEQKEHRLDGRVIDPKKAMAMKKDPVKKIFVGGLNPDTSKEVIQEYFGTFGEVETIELPQDPKTEKRRGFVFITYKEETPVKKVMEKKYHNVGGSKCEIKIAQPKEVYQQQQYGARGYGGRGRGRGGQGQNWNQGYNNYWNQGYNPNYGYGQQGYGGYGGYGNYDYSYYGYGGGYDYNQGNTSYGKTPRRGHPNSYKPY, encoded by the exons ATGTCTGAGACAGAGCAACAATATATGGAAACATCTGAAAACGGCCACGAAGTCGAGGATGATTTTAACGGAGCCGAGCTCACCGAAGAGGGGAACGACGAAAGCGCCGTGAATGAGTGCGAAGAGGGCGCAGGGCCCGACGCCGACGGGAACTCGCAAAACGGTGGGACAGAAGGCGGCCAAATCGACGCCAGCAAAGGAGAAGAGGATGCAGG GAAAATGTTTGTTGGTGGTCTCAGCTGGGAAACGAGCAAGAAGGATCTTAAAGATTACTTCACTAAATTTGGTGAGGTGACAGACTGCACCATAAAGATGGACCAGCAGACAGGCCGGTCAAGGGGATTCGGCTTTATTCTCTTTAAAGATGCAGCCAGTGTAGAAAAG gttcTTGAGCAGAAGGAGCACAGGCTAGATGGCAGAGTGATTGACCCCAAGAAGGCCATGGCTATGAAGAAGGATCCAGTCAAGAAAATCTTTGTGGGTGGCCTTAACCCGGACACTTCAAAGGAAGTCATTCAAGAGTACTTTGGGACTTTTGGAGAG GTTGAGACCATTGAGCTTCCACAAGAtccaaagacagaaaagaggaGGGGATTCGTATTTATCACTTATAAAGAAGAGACTCCCGTCAAGAAGGTTATGGAGAAGAAGTACCATAACGTCGGTGGAAGCAAG TGTGAAATAAAGATAGCCCAGCCCAAAGAGGTctaccagcagcagcagtatggTGCCCGTGGATATGGAGGACGCGGCAGGGGCCGTGGAG GCCAGGGCCAGAACTGGAATCAAGGTTACAACAACTACTGGAACCAGGGATACAACCCGAACTATGGATACGGACAGCAAGGCTACGGTGGATATGGCGGCTACGGCAACTATGACTACTCTTATTACGGCTATGGGGGTGGCTATGATTACA ACCAGGGCAATACAAGCTATGGGAAAACTCCAAGACGAGGCCACCCGAATAGCTACAAGCCATACTGA